One window from the genome of Deinococcus sp. NW-56 encodes:
- the gcvT gene encoding glycine cleavage system aminomethyltransferase GcvT — protein MTPTTETPLKRTPLHAAHLRAGARMVPFGGWDMPVQYAGVKAEHEAVRTRAGMFDVSHMGEFRVTGPDAETFLQRVTTNDVSKLKPGRAGYNWLPNEAGGLVDDIYVYRVAPQEFLLVVNASNIEKDWAHLGAHAADFDVTLTDESPEWGLIAVQGPEAEAMLQPHTDVDLSAKKKNAFFSGTLLEFPVMFARTGYTGEDGFEVFVKAGDAEALWDRLIAVGLTPAGLGARDTLRLEAGFPLYGHEFADNLHPLASTYTWVVKDKEHVGRAGIQAAPTVKLIGLALDRVPVREGYPVLLNGEPVGHVTSGTTSPTLGHPIAMALVRADAAAQDAFEVEVRGKAHPARRVELPFYKR, from the coding sequence GTGACCCCGACGACCGAAACGCCGCTGAAGCGGACGCCCCTGCACGCCGCGCACCTGCGGGCGGGTGCCCGCATGGTTCCCTTCGGAGGCTGGGACATGCCCGTGCAGTACGCGGGCGTCAAGGCCGAGCACGAGGCGGTCCGCACCCGCGCAGGAATGTTCGACGTGTCCCACATGGGCGAGTTCCGCGTGACCGGGCCGGATGCCGAAACCTTCCTCCAGCGCGTCACCACCAACGACGTGAGCAAGCTCAAACCTGGCCGCGCCGGGTACAACTGGCTGCCCAACGAGGCGGGCGGGCTGGTGGACGACATCTACGTCTACCGGGTGGCCCCCCAGGAGTTCCTGCTGGTGGTGAACGCCTCCAACATCGAGAAGGACTGGGCGCATCTCGGGGCGCACGCGGCGGACTTCGACGTGACCCTCACCGACGAGTCACCCGAGTGGGGATTGATCGCCGTGCAGGGGCCGGAAGCCGAGGCCATGCTGCAACCCCACACCGACGTGGACCTGAGCGCGAAGAAGAAAAACGCCTTCTTCTCCGGCACCCTGCTGGAGTTCCCGGTGATGTTCGCCCGCACTGGGTACACAGGCGAGGACGGCTTCGAGGTCTTCGTGAAGGCCGGGGACGCCGAGGCCCTGTGGGACCGCCTGATCGCGGTCGGCCTGACCCCGGCGGGCCTGGGCGCCCGCGACACCCTGCGGCTGGAAGCAGGCTTTCCCCTCTACGGCCACGAGTTCGCAGACAACCTGCACCCCCTCGCCAGCACCTACACCTGGGTCGTTAAGGACAAGGAGCACGTAGGCCGCGCCGGGATTCAGGCCGCGCCCACCGTCAAACTGATTGGCCTCGCGCTCGACCGCGTGCCCGTGCGCGAGGGCTACCCGGTGCTGCTGAACGGCGAGCCGGTCGGCCACGTCACCTCCGGCACCACCAGCCCCACGCTGGGTCACCCCATCGCCATGGCACTTGTGCGGGCGGATGCGGCGGCGCAAGACGCCTTCGAGGTCGAGGTGCGCGGCAAGGCGCATCCGGCTCGTCGGGTGGAGCTGCCCTTCTACAAACGCTGA